The sequence CGATCACGTGTTCCATCGTCTGTGCCCTGAACTCAAGCAAGGTTCTCAAACCAAATCCGGTGTGCCCGTTCATTTACAACTGTTGGGTCAACACGCGAAATGGATGGCAGAAAATGCGATCAAAGCCGCTGAACTCGGTGCCAAAGGCATCGACATTAACTTCGGCTGTCCTGCAAGGTTGGTCAACAAACACGGGGGCGGCGCTGCACTACTCAAAGAGCCCAATACCATTCATGAGGTGGTTAAGGCCTGTCGTGAAGCGGTACCAAGTCATATCCCTGTGACAGCAAAAATACGTTTGGGCTGGGACAACCCTGAAGACTGCTTTGATGTGGTGGACGCCATTGAACAGGCGGGTGCCAATGAGCTTACTATTCATGCACGTACCAAAACGGGTGGTTATAAGGCCAGTGAGATTCGCTGGGAGTACATCGATAAAATCCGTCAACGCACCTCTATGCCATTAATTGCTAATGGTGAAATTTGGAACTTTGAAGACGGTCAACGCTGTATTGAAACCACTGGCATTGATTCACTGATGGTGTGTCGTGGCGCGTTTAACGTTCCAAACCTAGGTAATGTCGTAAAGCATAATGCTAAACCTATGCCTTGGGATGAAGTGGTGGAGTTGCTGATCGTTTATTCTCACTATGAGATGAAAGGGGACAAAGGGCTTTACTACTCGAACCGAGTCAAGCAATGGTTCTCTTATCTTCGCCAGCAATACCCAGAAGCGGATGCGTTATTTAGAGAGATCCGCACCTTTAAGAAGGCCGATGATATCGTTCGAGTTATCGAACAATACCAAATGAAATTAGCCAGTTAGTAGATTAACCAATTAATACAGTTGTGTAACGCGCGCTTTGACCGACTGGGGAATCTCTATCCCCAGCCTTTGCGCAGCTTGGATATTCACCGCTAAATCGCTCCCTTTGGCGACTCTCACTGGGATTGAGCCTGGTTCCTCGCCTTCTAGCACTCGTACAACATATTCTGCTGTTTCTTTACCAATTTGGTAATAGTCAAAGCCCAAACCTGCGATTGCGCCCATTTCAACGTAATCAACCGCACCCGAAAATACAGGAACATTCTGCTCAGTCGCTGGAGCAATAAGGTCGTCTATGGCACTGGCTATCGTATTATCTGTCATGGCATAGATAACATCCACTTGCTTTGACAAGCGCTTGGACAAATGTTTTACATCGCTATTTCTCAGCACCTCGGACTGTATGATGGTTAAACCTCTTTGACTCGCTTGCGCTTCAATTCGTTCAAGCAAGGCAACCGAGTTTGCTTCTCCAGGGTTAAACAGTACCCCGACTCTTTTTGTTTCTGGCAAAAGCTCTTTGAGTAGATCGAGATGTTGAGAGATGGGAGACAGATCGGACAAGCCCGTGACATTGCGACCAGGCTCATCTAATCGCTTAACGAGATGCGCCCCTACAGGGTCCGTCACCGCTGTAAAAACGATAGGGATTGAACGTGATGAAGCCACTAAAGCTTGCGCCGTAGGCGTTGCAATACCGACCATGACATCTGGGTTTTCCCCGACAAACTGGCGCGCGATCTGCACCGCTTCTGAGGTCGAGCCATTGGCCACTTGGTACTCTATCGTCAAGTTCTTCCCTGACTGATACCCTGCTTCGGCTAGCCCTTCAACCAAGCCCTTTTTCACTGAGTTTAATGCCGGATGGTCAATGATTTGCGATATATAGACTCGTGCTTCATCCGCTGCTAAGTGAGCACTAAAGCCCAAACAACAAGTTATTAGTAGCCATTTGATGGCTCTTTGTACCTTCATCCTTACTCCCTGATTTCAGTACCCAACTGACGTCTTAGTCCTATCTTTCCTTAGACAACGTCGTCACTAATAAGGTCTTCATGGTAACAAGTGATAAAAATAATAATAGAGTAAAACCACAAATTTGGGAGCTAACCTTTCAAAGGCACTCCAGTTTGTTTTCTTAGATCAGCGCGAATGATTAGGTTCCTTGGCGTAGCTTGTCGCTCACAAAACGTACCGACTGTCACCTCATAGCCCTTTTCAGTCAAATACAGCGCGCGATCTAAAACTAACCAACGTTCCAGAGGTCGACGAAAGATCTGCGGCAGTAAACTCAACGCTTCCATTCGCCAAAAGCTCATTTCGCCCATTGATTGGTAATAACCAAAATCCACAGCAGGCAAGGATAATGCTTTCTTTTCTGCCGCCCAAAAACAGAAGGCTTCGAACCCTTCTGCTAACAAAGATTTTTTTATGCTCGGTATAGGTAGGTAGTCCGTTAAACCGAGCTCCTGCCCAATCAAGTGTTGAAAGGCTAATCGATAGGTCATCTCTAATTGACGATGGCGATGGACTCTCTCTCCACCTGTGACCGTCTCTTGCAGTGGAATGCGCAGATCTGATTTAGATAGTTTGAGTTCACTGGCTTTCGCGGCCGTTGATAGCGGCTGATAGTGATCGTCGCCAATCAAATGATAACAACAGGGCGCAATCGTCAGTGCTTTGGTTCCCGCTAAAGCAGCATTCTTTATCAGGGTGACATGTAAGTCCCCGCACGCATGAAGAGCGACGGCATGTTGCTCAGAGTAACAAAGCGACTGTGCTTGAGCACTCAGCGCATCACCATGGACAAAGTTCATCGGCAAATTAAGCTTATCGGCCAATGATTGACCATCAACACATAACTGCTCTTGATACTCCAAACTCGTAACCGCTCTGTTGCTGACGGTCGCTAAAATGCGCCCCAAATATCCTTTGCCTGAACACCATTCCAGCCAAGGAAGGCCATGCTCCCCATCAAGGCATACTGCACTCATGGCGTTGATTTGAGTGAGTTTTCTCCCGGGGATACCGGCATATAAGTGGGAGTCTAAACTGGGGGGGACAGCAGCGTATTGATATTCTGGCTCAATAATTGACGCGTCAAATAACGAAGGAACGAGTTCAAACAGTGTGTTTTGAAGTGATTCGGGATTTTGCTTAAAGTCCGTAATATCGCTTGGCTGCAGAGAATCAAGCCACTCAAGGATTTGACTAGGCAAATTTGGCAAAGCATCGTGTTGATTACACACGAACAGAAAAGGCTCGATTCGCCAATATTTTTGGTGTTTAACTAACCATCGATCAATATGAGTGAACTGTTGCTGCATCGTTTCCTCCAGTATGGGAGGTCATTGTAGTAGTAAGAGACAGAGTCGCCAAGGCAAATAGCGACTCGATCGGCTTGACTAACGTTGTAGGTAACCAAGATGTAGATGAAACAATTAACGAACGGGCAGCTTAATGCCTTTAAACATCTCCTCTATCTCTGCATTAGACTTGAGAGAGATCGCTTGTTCTACTAAAGGACGAGTCAAATGAGGCGCGAATCGCTCCATAAAATCAAACATATAAGTTCTCAGGAAAGTGCCACGACGGAAGCCAATGCTGGTAGTGCTGGCACTAAACAAGTGACTTGCATCAATCGCAACTAAGTCAGAGTCTAGCTGCTCATCAACCGCCATACTGGCGATCACACCAACGCCAATCCCCATGCGTACGTAAGTTTTGATAACGTCAGCGTCTGTCGCAGTAAACACGACCTTCGGACTTAACCCCTCTCGATCAAATGCAGTGTCCAGTTCAGAACGCCCGGTAAAGCCAAATACATAGGTTACGATTGGGTATGCTGCCAGATCGTGGATAGAGATATCGCCTTTCTTCGCCAATGGGTGATCTTTAGGTACAACGATTGAACGGTTCCAGTGATAACACGGCAACATAATCGCATCTTGATAAAGGTGCAGTGCTTCTGTCGCAATTGCGAAGTTTGCCGTCCCCTTGGCAATCGCTTCTGACATCTGGCTCGGCGTGCCCTGATGCATATTAAGTGAGACATTCGGGTATCGAGCGGTAAAGCCTTTAATCACTTCTGGTAGTGCGTAGCGGGCTTGGGTATGTGTGGTTGAGATATTCAGCGTCCCCATTTCTGGATGAGTATGCTCCCCAGCTACAGCTTTAATGCTCTCGACGCGAGCGAGGATCTCCTGCGAGATCTTAACAATGTCTTCCCCCGCATCCGTAACTTTCGTCAGGTGCTTACCACTCCGCTCAAAAATTTGAATACCTAACTCATCTTCAAGCAAACGTACTTGCTTACTAATGCCAGGCTGAGACGTGTATAAACTTTCAGCGGTTGCTGAGACATTTAAGTTATGGTTGACCACTTCAACAATGTACTTAAGCTGCTGCAACTTCATGGTTAATCCCTTAATCCGTTATTACTGCCATTGCGCCTCAATAAAGGGCATCGAACGATATAATTAATTGTTATAAGAATATTCTTTTTTTTAGCCAAAGCAAGTGGTTCAGCATCAAGGACTTCAATTAGACGTCCCCGTTCAAAATAACAATCACTTCACAGTTTATTGACGTGGCTAAAGGTTTTGCGATGGGGGTGATAGATATAAGGTCGGCATGAGTGTATAAATGTTGGTTTCGAACACTTCTATTCACCTAGCTCATAACTTGTGAAGAATTGTATTCGATGTGAAGAGTAAGTTTAGCCCTTTTGCTACTTGGCTAAACCGCTTACCCACAACAAATTAACGATACCGATATAGGAGTGATTCCTGTATCCTTGATATAGCTGTAACTCATTAGATTAGTTGTTTATGAACATTGGATTAATTATTGTTCTTGTTGCTGTTTTGCTTGTACTCGTACTTGGCTATAACATCATGCTGCAATATAAGGTCAAGGTAGAGGCCACAAAGAGGCAGGAGTCTGCTCGTTACGTTGCACTGATTGATGCGACAGAAGACCTCATCGGTAACGCCCACCATATTCCCTTCAGTAAAGAGCTGTTGTTGTGTTTAAACAACCGTATTCTCGATTGCTTGGAGAGTATGAAAGAGCTTGATCCAAAAAACAAAAATGTTGCTCAACGTATTGAGCAAATGAAAAGCCAAATCAATCAAATCACTGATTCTTATCAGTCACCTGAAAGCTCTACTTTTAAGGTGCCAAACAGTGATAAACACGCCATTATGATGTTGAAACTCGTCAAACGGCTGCGAGACACGGTGCGTAGTGAGCACAATAAAGGCCGTATGGATACTCAAACGTATGTTGTTGAAAGTGCTCGACTTGATACGATCCAATTGCGAATCAATATCGAAAATGTCATCAAACGTTCGAATGATGCCATCACTCGTGGCCAACCAGGCACCGCGCTTCAGCTCCTGAAAAAGGGCCTTGATGTTCTGAGTACTAAAAATGACAATTACTCAATTCAGGCAAGAGAAAAGCTGCAAAAAATACACGATAATCTAGAGCAGCGTCGTCAATCTCGCAGCGCGGAAGAACTTCAAGCGCTTGAAGAACGCCAGAAAGAGAGTGACATGGAAGCACTGTTCGGTGAGAAGAAGAAGTGGTAGTTCACTTCGTCTAACGAACATTGCTATCATAGAAAGCTGCTAGTAAGCAGCTTTTT comes from Vibrio astriarenae and encodes:
- a CDS encoding DNA repair protein, coding for MNIGLIIVLVAVLLVLVLGYNIMLQYKVKVEATKRQESARYVALIDATEDLIGNAHHIPFSKELLLCLNNRILDCLESMKELDPKNKNVAQRIEQMKSQINQITDSYQSPESSTFKVPNSDKHAIMMLKLVKRLRDTVRSEHNKGRMDTQTYVVESARLDTIQLRINIENVIKRSNDAITRGQPGTALQLLKKGLDVLSTKNDNYSIQAREKLQKIHDNLEQRRQSRSAEELQALEERQKESDMEALFGEKKKW
- the dusC gene encoding tRNA dihydrouridine(16) synthase DusC, which translates into the protein MRVVLGPMEGVLDHLMREILTNINDYDLCVTEFVRVSDQVLPDHVFHRLCPELKQGSQTKSGVPVHLQLLGQHAKWMAENAIKAAELGAKGIDINFGCPARLVNKHGGGAALLKEPNTIHEVVKACREAVPSHIPVTAKIRLGWDNPEDCFDVVDAIEQAGANELTIHARTKTGGYKASEIRWEYIDKIRQRTSMPLIANGEIWNFEDGQRCIETTGIDSLMVCRGAFNVPNLGNVVKHNAKPMPWDEVVELLIVYSHYEMKGDKGLYYSNRVKQWFSYLRQQYPEADALFREIRTFKKADDIVRVIEQYQMKLAS
- the cysB gene encoding HTH-type transcriptional regulator CysB encodes the protein MKLQQLKYIVEVVNHNLNVSATAESLYTSQPGISKQVRLLEDELGIQIFERSGKHLTKVTDAGEDIVKISQEILARVESIKAVAGEHTHPEMGTLNISTTHTQARYALPEVIKGFTARYPNVSLNMHQGTPSQMSEAIAKGTANFAIATEALHLYQDAIMLPCYHWNRSIVVPKDHPLAKKGDISIHDLAAYPIVTYVFGFTGRSELDTAFDREGLSPKVVFTATDADVIKTYVRMGIGVGVIASMAVDEQLDSDLVAIDASHLFSASTTSIGFRRGTFLRTYMFDFMERFAPHLTRPLVEQAISLKSNAEIEEMFKGIKLPVR
- a CDS encoding ABC transporter substrate-binding protein, with protein sequence MKVQRAIKWLLITCCLGFSAHLAADEARVYISQIIDHPALNSVKKGLVEGLAEAGYQSGKNLTIEYQVANGSTSEAVQIARQFVGENPDVMVGIATPTAQALVASSRSIPIVFTAVTDPVGAHLVKRLDEPGRNVTGLSDLSPISQHLDLLKELLPETKRVGVLFNPGEANSVALLERIEAQASQRGLTIIQSEVLRNSDVKHLSKRLSKQVDVIYAMTDNTIASAIDDLIAPATEQNVPVFSGAVDYVEMGAIAGLGFDYYQIGKETAEYVVRVLEGEEPGSIPVRVAKGSDLAVNIQAAQRLGIEIPQSVKARVTQLY
- a CDS encoding methyltransferase is translated as MQQQFTHIDRWLVKHQKYWRIEPFLFVCNQHDALPNLPSQILEWLDSLQPSDITDFKQNPESLQNTLFELVPSLFDASIIEPEYQYAAVPPSLDSHLYAGIPGRKLTQINAMSAVCLDGEHGLPWLEWCSGKGYLGRILATVSNRAVTSLEYQEQLCVDGQSLADKLNLPMNFVHGDALSAQAQSLCYSEQHAVALHACGDLHVTLIKNAALAGTKALTIAPCCYHLIGDDHYQPLSTAAKASELKLSKSDLRIPLQETVTGGERVHRHRQLEMTYRLAFQHLIGQELGLTDYLPIPSIKKSLLAEGFEAFCFWAAEKKALSLPAVDFGYYQSMGEMSFWRMEALSLLPQIFRRPLERWLVLDRALYLTEKGYEVTVGTFCERQATPRNLIIRADLRKQTGVPLKG